The Corynebacterium felinum DNA segment TCACTCCTCGACGGCTGGGCCGGCACACTTGTGGTCATCTCACACGACCGCTACCTCATCGAACGCATCGCAGACACCACATGGGCACTCTACGGTGACGGAAAATTAACCAACCTGCCAGGAGGAATCGAAGAATACCTCGCTACCCGCAAAGCTCAAGCAGCGGCGCAACCGCAAGGCGCATTTAACTTCTCCGAGAAATCCTCGGAGAAAAAAGCGCCAGAGGAAAAGTCAGGGCTCGATTCAGCAACACAGCGCCGTATTGAGAAAGATATGAAGGCCCTTGAGCGGAAGATGGATAAGCTTCGGCACACGCTTAATTCCTTGGAGCAAGAGATGGTTGACTGCGCGACGGATGTTGCGAGGCTGACTTCTCTCGGAGAAGAGGCGAAATCGGTGCGCGATGAGGTGGATGCCTTGGAGATGGAGTGGATGGAGTTGGGGGAGATGCTGGAGGGCTAGTTTCAGGCATGCCTGTGTGGCCTTGCAGCGTGTGGGGTGCTGCAAGGCTTGGTGGGGTGTGGGGGTTTATTCGTTTTGTTTGAGTTGGGCGAGCCAGCGTCGGATGCCTTTGCGTGCGACGGGGAGGTTGTTGAATTGTAGTTCGCTTGTGGGGTGGCGTTTGAGTCCGAGTATTCCGGTGGTGGGGCAGCGTTCGATGCGTCCGTTGTGGTGGGTGTTTGTGTCGTCGTTTTGGGCGTTGTGTGGGGCGCAGAGGGGTGCGTGGTTCCAGTTTGTGGTCGCTCCGCCGTGCGACCATGCGTGGATGTGGTGTCCTTGGCAGTTGGTGGCGGGGCGGTTGCAGCCGGGGTGGGCGCAGAGTGGGTTTTCTATGGTGGCGATGAATCGTTGGTGGTTGTTGAAGAATCGTTCGAGTCCCCAGGTTCCGGCGTGTTCGTAGTCGCCGCCTTCGGTGAGGGTGTAGGCGATGGCGTAGCCGTATGTGCTGGTTTCTTGGTTGACGATGTCGGTGAGGTTGATGAGTGAGCCGTCGGTGGTGATGACTTTTCCGTCGCTGTGGTAGCGCAGTGTGGGGTCGCAGGCGATGACGTAGCAGGGGCGGTAGGGGAGGTATGGGTCGTGGTTGTTGTCGGTGTTTCGTTCGGAGAGGATTTTGTGTGCGAGCGCGCTGAACATGGCTTCGGAGAGTTTCATGTCGGTGTTGGGGTGGGCGCGTCGGATTTCTTCTGCGTCGCGGGTGAGGATGGTGCGCATTTGGGCGACGAGTTCTGCTGGGCCTGCTCCTTGGAGGAAGCAGTGTCCGTTGACGTCGGGGTTGGCGTTGAATGCGAGTCGTGCTTTGCGGGGGATGGTGTGGTTTTTGTTGAGTTGATTGAGGTGGGTGCGGATGTGGGCGTCGAGTTCGGTGACGCTGAGTGTGTCAGCGTGGGTGAGGTAGTCGCGGATGAGGGCATGCTTATCGACGTCGGGGTTGCAGAGTTTGTTGATGCCCGATGCGATGGCATCGAGGGCTGCGATACCGATGTGGTGGGTGCGCGCAGCGGTGTGGAATACCCAGGTGGGTAGCGTGCGGGTGATCCAGAGTAGTCGGGCTGCGGTTTTCTCCGAGAATCCTCCCCAGCGGGCGAGGTCTTCTTTTTTGGGGTTTGTGGTGCTGATGAGCTCAAGAAGTTGCGCCTCGTTTCGTAGGCGTTGGGTGAGTGCTTCTTGGAGGGGGTTCATAGTTCGGACGTTAGGTGGGTTTGTGCGGTTGTGCAACAGATGCGTGTTGTGGCGCGGTGTTTTTTGTGGATAACTTGAAAAGCGGGCTAGTTATCCACAGTTTTTGGGGTGTGGGCGGATGTGGGGATGCGGATTGGTGCTGTGGGGGTTATTCTGTGGGGTTAGGCTGGGTTAGAATGGGCTTCATGATTTTGATTAATGTGAAGTTCAAGGTGCGCCCAGAGTGTGCTGAGTCTTTCCTCGACGATATCGGTTGGTATACGGAGGCGACTCGGGCGGAAGCAGGAAATATTTTCTTTGAGTGGTATGTGGATCCAGAAAATTCTGCTGAGTTTATTTTGGTCGAGGGTTTCCATGACGATGGGGCTGAAGCGCATGTGGGTAGTGAGCATTTCCAGCGTGCGTGTCGTGAGATTCCTACCTATTTGGTGGAGACTCCGACGATTATCAATACGCTGATCCCGGGTAAGGTTGAGTGGGATCGTATGGCGGAATTTCGGGTTGACTGAAGTTTTTGCTAGTCGACGCCCTCATCTGCGGGGATAGGGCGTCGAAAAGCGCTGCAGTGGGGGGATAATCGCGCTAGATTTGTAGGCATGTCGAAGAAAAAGAAGAAAGCCGACTCCTCGAAGCCGAAATCATTGAAGAAGAAGGCTTATGAGGATGAGCTGAAGCGACTCCAAGCAGAACTCGTTGATATGCAACAGTGGGTTGTTGAGACTGGTGCGCGAGTGGTTATCCTCATGGAGGGCCGTGATGCTGCTGGTAAGGGCTCTGCGATTAAGCGGATCACTCAGTATTTGAATCCTCGTACCTGTCGTATTGAGGCTTTGCCTGCCCCGAACTCACGGGAGCAGGGGCAGTGGTATTTCCAGCGATATGTGGAAAAGCTGCCAACGAAGGGTGAGATCGTCATTTTTGATCGCTCGTGGTACAACCGCGCTGGTGTTGAGCGGGTGATGGGTTTTTGTACATCCCAGGAGTATCGCCGGTTCTTGCACCAAGCCCCTATTTTTGAGCGCCTTCTCGTGGAAGATGGGATTATGCTGCTCAAGTACTGGTTCTCTGTGTCTGACGAAGAACAGATTGCTCGGTTTAAATCTCGCCGGAATGATCCGTTGCGTCGGTGGAAATTGTCGCCGATGGATTTGCAGTCGATTACCCGTTGGGAGGATTATTCACGGGCGAAAGACGAGATGTTTATTCACACCGATATTCCTTCGGCGCCGTGGCACATTGTGGAGAGCGAAGACAAGAAGCGTTCACGCATTAACGTGATTAACCACATTTTGTCGTCGATTCCTTATGAAAAGATTGATCGTCCTCTCCCTGAAATCCCAGAGCGCCCACAGTCTGAGCGTGACTATGAGCGTCCTCCTAAGGAAGATTTCCGTTATGTTCCGGATGTAGCGTCGAAGCTTGAAAAGTAGAATGCGAGAGTTTTAGTTCTCTGGGAATAGCCGATCCAAGGTCGTGACCACACCGTGTGCGGTGTTGGTCGGGGCAATGTGATCGGCTATTTCTTTGAGTTTGGGGTGGGCGTTTTCCATGGCAAATGTTGTACCTGCGGTTTGCATGAGTTCAAAGTCGTTGAGGTAGTCGCCGAATGCGAGAGTTTCGCTGATGTTGATTCCCATGTGGGTTGCGAGTGTTTCTAGTGCGCGACCTTTGTTGGCTTCTTGGTTCATGACATCGATCCAGTGCTTGCCAGATACCGCGATAGCAAGGTTGTCGGTGGCTTCGCGCAGCAGCGATTCAGCGCGTAGTTGAACGTCCTCGAAACTGTAGAGAGCAAGTTTGATGACCTGGTCGTTGACGGCGTCGTGAAGATTTTTGATGTGTGTTAGTCGCGCATAGTATCGCGTGCCTTCGCTTAAGAATTGTTCATCGGTGCGGCTGACGAAGGCTCCATCGGTGCGACACAGTGCGAGTCCCCAGTCGATTTCGGGGTGAGATTCGACCAAATCGATGATGTTGTGAGTGCTGTGCTGGTCGATTGTGGTCGTGGAGATGATTTCGCCATGGTGGTAAATGACGGTCCCATTTTCTGCGATCACTGATAGTGGGCATTCGGCGAGCTCGAACTGGTTGAGCAGGGTGTACAACTGTCGCCCAGATGCGGGGGCGAAGGCGATGCCTTGCTGGTGCATACGGCGCAGGATGGGCCAGAAATCGTCGGGGATTTGGTGGTTTTCGTCGAGAAGGGTGCCGTCCATGTCGGAGACGACTAGCTTGAATTCCTGAGTGATCGTCATATGTGCACCCTTTTCTTATCGTGTTGATGGGAGTTGCTGAACAATTACCCTACTCTGCGAGGGCAATGCGATGCGAAAATGTGAAAACTGGTTGCATCTAATTTTTGTGATCGGAAAAGGGTGGCGAGCTAATCAGTGATGTGCAACACTTGGGGAATGACGGATTTTTCTGAGAAGCTCATTATTAGCCGTGTTGAGAACGGCACTGGTGTGTTGGAGTTGAATCGACCACGCGCACTTAATTCACTGAACCCAGAGATGATCGACGTTATCGATGAGTGCTTGCGGGCGTGGGCAGATGACGATGCGGTTTCCCAGGTAATTGTGTATTCGAACTCGCCCAAAGGGTTCTGTGCCGGTGGGGATGTTCGCTATGCGCGAGATGCTGTACAA contains these protein-coding regions:
- the ppk2 gene encoding polyphosphate kinase 2; the protein is MSKKKKKADSSKPKSLKKKAYEDELKRLQAELVDMQQWVVETGARVVILMEGRDAAGKGSAIKRITQYLNPRTCRIEALPAPNSREQGQWYFQRYVEKLPTKGEIVIFDRSWYNRAGVERVMGFCTSQEYRRFLHQAPIFERLLVEDGIMLLKYWFSVSDEEQIARFKSRRNDPLRRWKLSPMDLQSITRWEDYSRAKDEMFIHTDIPSAPWHIVESEDKKRSRINVINHILSSIPYEKIDRPLPEIPERPQSERDYERPPKEDFRYVPDVASKLEK
- a CDS encoding putative quinol monooxygenase produces the protein MILINVKFKVRPECAESFLDDIGWYTEATRAEAGNIFFEWYVDPENSAEFILVEGFHDDGAEAHVGSEHFQRACREIPTYLVETPTIINTLIPGKVEWDRMAEFRVD
- a CDS encoding HNH endonuclease signature motif containing protein: MNPLQEALTQRLRNEAQLLELISTTNPKKEDLARWGGFSEKTAARLLWITRTLPTWVFHTAARTHHIGIAALDAIASGINKLCNPDVDKHALIRDYLTHADTLSVTELDAHIRTHLNQLNKNHTIPRKARLAFNANPDVNGHCFLQGAGPAELVAQMRTILTRDAEEIRRAHPNTDMKLSEAMFSALAHKILSERNTDNNHDPYLPYRPCYVIACDPTLRYHSDGKVITTDGSLINLTDIVNQETSTYGYAIAYTLTEGGDYEHAGTWGLERFFNNHQRFIATIENPLCAHPGCNRPATNCQGHHIHAWSHGGATTNWNHAPLCAPHNAQNDDTNTHHNGRIERCPTTGILGLKRHPTSELQFNNLPVARKGIRRWLAQLKQNE
- a CDS encoding HAD family hydrolase, with the protein product MTITQEFKLVVSDMDGTLLDENHQIPDDFWPILRRMHQQGIAFAPASGRQLYTLLNQFELAECPLSVIAENGTVIYHHGEIISTTTIDQHSTHNIIDLVESHPEIDWGLALCRTDGAFVSRTDEQFLSEGTRYYARLTHIKNLHDAVNDQVIKLALYSFEDVQLRAESLLREATDNLAIAVSGKHWIDVMNQEANKGRALETLATHMGINISETLAFGDYLNDFELMQTAGTTFAMENAHPKLKEIADHIAPTNTAHGVVTTLDRLFPEN